Proteins from a genomic interval of Polaribacter sp. Q13:
- a CDS encoding DUF1835 domain-containing protein, whose protein sequence is MSSSILHITNGDSTTNYLKNLNFSGDFITWREMLCEGKTTVDVGSETFWKTRFDFLKTSYSISKKKFIDFTLKEYRTLCSKKESKEIVLWFDHDLFCQINMIAVISWLKIYRKGYHISLVTSSKPKDSNKLKSFSELTKNQMQQLYKSRIDLSLDDIEYADYIWQLYCSDSPLRLETVYKFNPMSPFIHLADALAAHLQRFPSIKNGLNQIENTILETANSHNFSSKPQLVNQLLESQTIYGFGDLQYEHHIEQLQKLFTSFDPVKLSRKGKKVLENQLNFYGELRNENSYLGGAKKYSFLYNNQSERLLQITS, encoded by the coding sequence ATGAGTTCTTCTATATTACATATTACAAATGGAGATAGTACTACAAACTATCTTAAAAATCTGAATTTCTCTGGAGATTTTATTACCTGGAGAGAAATGTTGTGCGAAGGAAAAACTACTGTTGATGTAGGAAGTGAAACTTTCTGGAAAACCAGATTCGATTTCTTAAAAACCTCTTACAGCATTAGTAAAAAGAAATTTATAGATTTTACCTTAAAAGAATACAGGACGCTTTGCAGTAAAAAAGAAAGCAAAGAGATTGTCTTATGGTTTGACCATGATTTATTTTGTCAAATTAATATGATTGCTGTTATTAGTTGGTTAAAAATCTATAGAAAAGGGTATCATATTTCTTTAGTAACAAGTAGCAAACCTAAAGATTCTAACAAATTAAAAAGTTTTTCTGAACTTACTAAAAATCAGATGCAGCAACTTTATAAAAGCCGCATCGATTTATCTTTAGATGATATTGAGTACGCAGACTACATTTGGCAATTATATTGCTCAGATAGCCCTTTAAGGTTAGAAACGGTCTATAAGTTTAACCCAATGTCTCCTTTTATCCATTTAGCGGACGCCTTAGCCGCACATTTGCAAAGATTTCCATCCATTAAAAACGGATTAAACCAAATAGAAAACACCATACTAGAAACTGCAAATTCTCATAATTTTTCATCTAAACCTCAACTAGTTAATCAATTACTAGAATCACAAACTATATATGGTTTTGGAGATTTGCAATACGAACATCATATAGAGCAACTTCAAAAATTATTTACCTCTTTCGATCCCGTAAAATTATCTCGAAAAGGAAAAAAAGTGCTAGAAAACCAACTTAATTTTTATGGTGAACTTCGCAATGAAAATTCGTATCTTGGTGGTGCAAAAAAATATAGTTTTTTATATAATAATCAATCTGAAAGACTATTACAAATTACATCTTAA
- a CDS encoding DNA mismatch repair protein MutS, with translation MNKNISSKTLQDLEFSTVLQHVAEHCISGLGKEQVTDIEPIINKKALFKELYLVNEYVSSFQSENRVPNHNFDNITENVKRLAIENSFVETDAFLKIATTSLTVNELIKFFKKFKVQFPTFFELSQEIEFTTFIDDEIKKIIDISGEVKNNASDSLRQIRKDINNVRGKIGASFSSALSRAISAGHLDDIKETVVDNQRVLAVSAMHRKKVAGSLLGSSKSGNIVYIAPQATLAYSREYQNLIYDEKQEIVKILRALSATIRPYVYLLEEYLSFLIHIDVVGAKAKYAVEMNAVLPKISREKKILFKDAYHPILWRKNKKQELPTVSQSIELNEKQQIIVISGPNAGGKSITLKTIGLLQVMLQSGILIPVDERSQTYIFDTVLTDIGDNQSIENQLSTYSYRLKNMRNFLRKCGENTLFLIDEFGTGSDPELGGALAEIFLEEFYYKKAFGIITTHYSNLKVLANELENVTNANMQFDERTLEPLYRLFIGQAGSSFTFEVAQKNGIPFSIINKAKKRVETEKVRLDKTISKLQKERNRLQKHSDNLENQHSKGQEHLDNLQEKEQRVQDKLSGFQELYDQNQKMLSLGRKTNELLNKYFQTNNKKELNTNFNKWVADLKVKQVMKKPLAPKTKAQKQKAKVAEKQQQEIIKKVEKEVLQKVVEVRKEKKIEAAKIAKEKSEYIYQIDDSVKVIGSNSVGTIDRIDKKKVTINYGFFTTKTTTDKLELVKRAKK, from the coding sequence TTGAATAAAAACATATCATCCAAGACATTACAAGATTTAGAATTTTCAACAGTTTTACAGCATGTTGCAGAACATTGTATTTCTGGTTTGGGTAAAGAACAAGTTACTGATATTGAACCTATCATTAATAAAAAAGCACTTTTTAAAGAATTGTATTTGGTTAACGAATACGTTTCTTCTTTTCAAAGTGAAAACAGAGTTCCTAATCATAACTTCGATAATATTACAGAAAACGTAAAACGTTTGGCTATAGAAAATAGTTTTGTAGAAACAGATGCTTTTTTAAAAATAGCTACGACATCTCTTACTGTAAACGAATTGATTAAGTTTTTTAAGAAATTTAAGGTTCAATTCCCTACTTTTTTCGAGCTTTCACAAGAAATAGAATTCACCACTTTTATAGATGATGAAATCAAAAAGATCATTGATATTTCTGGTGAAGTAAAAAACAACGCATCAGATTCTTTAAGACAAATAAGAAAAGATATTAATAATGTTCGTGGTAAAATCGGGGCCAGTTTTTCTAGTGCTTTGTCTAGAGCAATTTCTGCGGGTCATTTAGATGATATAAAAGAAACCGTTGTAGACAATCAGCGTGTTTTGGCCGTTTCTGCAATGCATAGAAAAAAGGTTGCTGGTAGCTTATTAGGTTCCTCAAAATCTGGTAACATCGTTTATATTGCACCACAAGCAACACTTGCGTATTCTAGAGAATATCAAAATTTAATTTATGATGAAAAGCAAGAAATTGTAAAAATTTTACGAGCATTATCCGCTACTATTCGTCCATATGTTTATTTATTAGAAGAATATCTTTCTTTTTTAATTCATATTGATGTGGTTGGTGCAAAAGCAAAATATGCGGTAGAAATGAATGCCGTTTTACCTAAAATATCAAGAGAGAAAAAGATACTTTTTAAGGATGCATATCATCCTATTTTATGGAGAAAGAATAAAAAACAAGAATTACCTACCGTTTCGCAAAGTATAGAACTGAACGAAAAACAACAAATTATTGTAATTTCGGGTCCCAATGCTGGTGGAAAAAGTATCACTTTAAAAACCATTGGTTTATTACAAGTAATGTTGCAAAGTGGAATTTTAATCCCTGTTGATGAACGCAGTCAGACCTATATTTTCGATACTGTTTTAACAGATATTGGAGACAATCAATCTATAGAGAACCAACTAAGTACGTATAGTTATCGTTTAAAGAACATGCGTAATTTTTTACGTAAATGTGGAGAAAATACGTTGTTTTTAATTGATGAATTTGGTACTGGTTCAGATCCTGAATTAGGTGGTGCTTTGGCAGAAATTTTCTTAGAAGAGTTTTATTATAAAAAAGCATTCGGAATTATAACAACCCACTACTCCAACTTAAAGGTTTTAGCCAACGAATTAGAGAATGTTACCAATGCAAATATGCAGTTTGATGAACGTACTTTAGAACCGCTATATCGATTATTTATAGGACAAGCAGGTAGTTCTTTTACGTTTGAAGTTGCTCAGAAAAACGGAATTCCGTTTAGTATTATCAACAAAGCAAAAAAACGTGTAGAGACAGAAAAAGTTCGTTTAGATAAGACGATTTCTAAACTTCAAAAAGAACGTAATAGATTACAAAAGCATTCTGATAATTTAGAAAACCAACATTCTAAAGGACAAGAACATTTAGATAATTTACAAGAAAAAGAGCAACGTGTTCAAGATAAATTATCTGGTTTTCAAGAACTATATGACCAAAACCAAAAAATGCTTTCTTTAGGAAGAAAAACTAATGAACTGCTTAATAAATACTTTCAAACCAATAACAAAAAGGAATTAAACACTAATTTTAATAAATGGGTTGCAGACTTAAAGGTAAAACAAGTAATGAAAAAACCTTTAGCTCCAAAAACCAAAGCACAAAAACAAAAGGCTAAAGTTGCGGAAAAACAACAGCAAGAAATTATTAAAAAAGTAGAAAAAGAGGTTTTACAAAAGGTTGTAGAAGTTAGAAAAGAAAAAAAGATTGAAGCTGCTAAAATAGCCAAAGAAAAATCTGAATACATCTATCAAATTGATGACAGCGTAAAAGTGATTGGCTCAAATTCGGTAGGAACCATCGATAGAATTGATAAGAAAAAAGTAACTATTAATTATGGTTTCTTTACCACAAAAACAACGACAGATAAACTAGAATTAGTAAAAAGAGCTAAAAAATAA
- a CDS encoding UDP-2,3-diacylglucosamine diphosphatase, protein MKKQKKRKLDYVVISDVHLGTYGCRAKELLNYLKTIQPKVLILNGDIIDIWQFNKRYFPKSHMNVIKHITSLLSKGTTIYYITGNHDEMLRKFKGFQLGNFKILNKLVLNIDDKKAWIFHGDVFDITMKNSKWLAKLGGKGYDFLILINTFINWISKLFGYGKLSLSKKIKNSVKSAVKFINNFEKTASDIAIENKYDYVICGHIHQPEIREIENEKGKTTYLNSGDWIENLTALEYHNQQWNLYEYAKDEIAKKPTKKLSKKELKNLNKEDQNNFLFEELLKEFDIEKPLK, encoded by the coding sequence ATGAAAAAACAAAAAAAACGAAAATTAGATTATGTTGTAATTTCAGACGTACATTTAGGTACTTATGGTTGTAGAGCTAAAGAATTATTAAATTATTTAAAAACAATTCAGCCAAAAGTATTAATACTTAATGGCGACATTATAGACATTTGGCAATTTAACAAACGTTACTTTCCTAAGTCTCACATGAATGTAATTAAACACATTACTTCTCTCCTTTCTAAAGGAACCACCATTTATTACATTACAGGAAACCATGATGAAATGCTTCGAAAATTTAAAGGTTTTCAATTAGGAAATTTTAAAATTTTAAATAAACTCGTTTTAAACATTGATGATAAAAAAGCATGGATTTTTCATGGTGATGTTTTTGATATTACCATGAAAAATTCTAAGTGGTTAGCTAAATTAGGAGGAAAAGGATACGATTTTTTAATTCTAATAAACACCTTTATAAATTGGATTAGTAAACTCTTTGGTTACGGAAAATTATCACTTTCTAAAAAGATAAAAAACAGTGTAAAAAGTGCCGTTAAGTTTATTAATAATTTTGAAAAAACGGCTTCAGACATTGCTATTGAAAACAAGTATGATTACGTAATTTGTGGACATATACATCAACCAGAAATTAGAGAAATAGAAAATGAAAAAGGAAAAACTACTTATTTAAATTCTGGAGATTGGATAGAAAACTTAACCGCTTTAGAATACCATAACCAACAATGGAATTTATATGAATATGCCAAGGATGAAATAGCTAAAAAACCTACAAAAAAACTCAGCAAAAAAGAGTTAAAGAACTTAAACAAGGAAGATCAAAATAATTTTCTTTTTGAAGAATTGTTAAAAGAATTTGATATTGAAAAACCTCTAAAATAA
- a CDS encoding glycosyltransferase family protein, whose amino-acid sequence MRILYAIQGTGNGHLTRAKEIIPILQQKGELDILISGNENNLDIGFYIKYKLSGLNFTFGKKGGIDFLASFKKMKLARFYKEIKTFPIKDYDLIINDFEPVTAWAAKLNNVNIVSLSHQNAVLDVASPKYGKHKIEKLILKHYAPSNYRFGFHFKPYSSATFTPIIRKSIRSKKNSNKGHITVYLPSYNVTKIVDILSKIPLVKWHIFSKEHKRLIFKKNITIYPISEFDFIKSMASSNGVLCGAGFETPSEALFLKKKLMVIPMKNQYEQQCNALALKQMGVSVLKKLNRKQLIKIAKWIESDTIIPVNYPDTTEDILDAILLPHENQTILPTILL is encoded by the coding sequence ATGCGAATATTATATGCTATTCAAGGAACAGGAAATGGTCATTTAACAAGAGCTAAAGAAATTATACCTATCCTGCAACAAAAAGGTGAACTAGATATTTTAATTAGTGGAAATGAAAATAATTTAGACATCGGTTTCTATATAAAATATAAACTTTCTGGCTTAAATTTTACCTTCGGAAAAAAAGGTGGTATTGATTTTTTGGCAAGTTTCAAAAAAATGAAACTAGCTCGTTTCTACAAAGAAATAAAAACTTTCCCTATAAAGGACTATGATTTAATTATAAACGATTTTGAACCCGTTACTGCTTGGGCTGCAAAATTAAATAATGTAAATATTGTTTCTTTAAGCCATCAAAATGCAGTGCTAGATGTAGCTTCACCAAAATATGGCAAACACAAAATTGAAAAATTAATTTTAAAGCACTATGCACCATCAAATTATAGATTTGGATTTCATTTTAAACCTTATAGTTCTGCTACTTTTACACCAATCATAAGAAAAAGCATTCGGTCTAAAAAAAATAGCAATAAAGGGCATATTACCGTCTATTTACCCTCTTATAATGTAACTAAAATTGTAGATATATTATCTAAAATACCTCTTGTAAAATGGCATATTTTTTCTAAAGAACACAAACGTTTAATCTTTAAAAAGAACATTACTATTTACCCAATTAGCGAATTTGATTTTATAAAAAGCATGGCTTCTTCTAATGGTGTTCTTTGTGGAGCTGGATTTGAAACTCCTTCCGAAGCATTGTTTTTAAAGAAAAAATTAATGGTAATCCCCATGAAAAATCAATATGAACAACAATGCAATGCTTTAGCTCTAAAACAAATGGGAGTTTCTGTTTTAAAAAAATTAAATAGAAAACAATTAATTAAAATTGCAAAATGGATTGAGAGCGATACTATAATTCCTGTAAATTACCCAGACACAACAGAAGATATTCTGGACGCTATTTTATTACCACATGAAAACCAAACAATTTTGCCTACCATTTTATTGTAG
- a CDS encoding nucleoside phosphorylase, giving the protein MSIKQSELILNPDGSVYHLNLKPEHIATNIIFVGDQDRVDKISKYFDSIEFTTQKREFKTTTGTYKNKQFSVISTGIGPDNIDIVLNELDALVNIDLETRKPKENLTSLNIVRIGTSGSLHNDIPVDSFVIGSHGLDLNGMLHSYQIDTISNPEIENAFVQHTNWSAKKSYPIVIENSKELENRLKSDKTYKGITATAGGFYGPQGRILRLALQDNELNHKIDSFSFNQHRITNLEMETSAIYGLSKLLGHKACSINAIIANRANGSFSENPGKVVAELIEYTLEKLVE; this is encoded by the coding sequence ATGTCTATAAAACAATCTGAACTTATCTTAAACCCAGATGGAAGCGTATATCATCTAAATTTAAAACCAGAACATATTGCCACAAACATAATTTTTGTTGGCGATCAAGATAGAGTCGATAAAATCTCTAAATATTTTGATTCTATCGAGTTTACTACTCAAAAACGCGAGTTTAAAACGACTACAGGCACCTACAAAAACAAACAATTTTCTGTTATTTCTACCGGAATAGGCCCTGATAACATAGATATTGTTTTAAATGAGTTAGATGCACTTGTTAATATCGATTTAGAAACTAGAAAACCAAAAGAAAATTTAACGTCTTTAAACATTGTTAGAATAGGAACTTCGGGTTCTTTACACAATGATATCCCTGTAGATTCTTTTGTAATTGGTTCTCACGGTTTAGATTTAAACGGAATGTTACATTCTTATCAAATTGACACCATTTCGAATCCAGAAATTGAAAATGCTTTTGTACAACACACTAATTGGAGCGCTAAAAAATCGTATCCCATTGTAATTGAAAATAGCAAAGAATTAGAAAACAGGTTAAAATCTGACAAAACCTATAAAGGAATCACAGCTACAGCTGGTGGTTTTTACGGACCACAAGGAAGAATTTTACGTTTAGCTTTGCAGGATAATGAATTAAACCATAAAATTGATAGTTTTAGTTTTAACCAACATAGAATTACCAATTTAGAAATGGAAACCTCAGCAATTTATGGTTTATCTAAATTATTGGGACACAAAGCCTGTTCTATCAACGCAATTATTGCCAATAGAGCCAATGGATCTTTTAGCGAAAACCCAGGTAAAGTAGTTGCTGAATTAATAGAATATACACTTGAAAAATTAGTAGAGTAA
- a CDS encoding T9SS type A sorting domain-containing protein, with protein MKLKLLSIVLLFFTNIILSQNITIPDYNFKEVLLNNSSINTDGNYEISVTEAEAVTILNISGYQEFIGGEMGEIGSPGISDFTGIEAFINLTSLTCSQNDLSSLDVSALTQLTYLDCSSNINPTGMATNSGISTLILPNNNILETLICKENYITSLDLSNKTALTHLDASSNYLASLNITNTPALENLNASYNYSLTSLDLSNHANLTSLNAENCTLNNLNINNTPQLETLKCKQNQLSVLNASSSAALKTLECYQNRIVSLDLTNNTNLITVSTSNNLLTNLQLPTTNTLTSLLCNTNKLPGLDTTMATSLITLKCNSNLLTNLLLPTTSTLSTIETTSNKLTTLNTTDVTGLITLKAHNNLLTNLTLPNSTSLQTLEVYNNQLATINLLPQAGLTNLNISNNSLPLLDVSGNLNLQTLRSSNNQLAVLNTLSNTSLNYLECSNNLITSLDTTTINTLASLSCSGNLLTELDLSSFSNLSKLYCNNNLLTSLNLKNGNSNTLAYNTFTAKNNTNLNAICVDDALVAAGNLGNGIDPHMNFTEYCSFVPVNSNTITGTVSFDFNNDGCDAADTKSVNTRINSTSANVSASAFSATDGTYTIYINDTNVNTELIPNFPSFFTATPTTQTTNFTGSGNTETIDFCITANSQVNDVEVYAFTTSESRPGFDTQLRVFYKNNGSTIIPSGTITLNFNENQEIFNNASTSPDAQTSNSLTWNYTNLMPFQESYIDVHFTINTPTNSTNPVNGGDTITYTTSITPLTGDATPADNTHIFSDIIVNAYDPNDVVCFEGDKISTTQVPNDLTYRVRFQNTGTASAINIVVKDIIDADLDMTTFQPVAASHSYRTAISNTNKVEFIFENIHLADSTSNEPASHGWLFYKIKPKSNTVIGDDFDTTANIYFDYNAPVITNTYNTAVAIETTIPDNNFEMALINAGLDKGIPDSKVFTDNVNMISNLDVSNKNISDLTGIEDFTSLTTLNVSDNQLTDLDVSAQTLLTSLNIQSNALTSLNVKNGNNTVFTLFNAINNPNLTCIEVDNATWSADNWTNIDTTTNFVNNQAECTALSTDTYNTLAFSLFPNPTNGKITITALEKADLLIYSLLGNEIKKRVLNSGKNEITDLNLSKGIYLFKLVTKEKSATKKVIIN; from the coding sequence ATGAAACTAAAACTACTTTCTATTGTATTACTTTTTTTTACTAATATAATATTGTCACAAAATATTACTATTCCTGATTATAATTTTAAAGAAGTTTTACTGAACAACTCCTCAATAAACACCGATGGAAACTACGAAATATCTGTTACCGAAGCTGAAGCTGTAACCATATTAAATATATCTGGTTATCAAGAATTTATTGGAGGCGAAATGGGTGAGATAGGTTCTCCAGGTATTTCAGATTTTACAGGTATTGAAGCTTTTATAAATTTAACTTCTTTAACTTGTTCTCAAAACGATCTGTCTAGCTTGGACGTCTCTGCACTTACGCAGCTAACTTATTTAGATTGCTCAAGCAATATTAATCCAACAGGAATGGCTACGAATAGTGGTATTAGTACGCTAATACTTCCTAATAATAACATTTTAGAAACCTTAATTTGTAAAGAAAATTATATTACTTCATTAGACCTTTCTAATAAAACGGCATTAACTCATTTAGATGCTTCAAGTAATTATTTAGCAAGTCTAAATATAACAAATACACCCGCTTTAGAAAATTTAAATGCCAGTTATAATTACAGTCTAACTTCGTTAGATTTATCAAATCACGCTAATCTTACTTCATTAAATGCAGAAAATTGCACGCTAAATAATTTAAATATAAATAACACCCCACAATTAGAGACACTTAAATGTAAACAAAATCAATTAAGCGTATTAAATGCATCAAGCAGTGCTGCTCTTAAAACTTTAGAATGTTATCAAAATCGAATTGTATCATTAGACTTAACAAACAATACAAACTTAATTACTGTTTCAACATCTAATAATTTATTAACTAATTTACAGTTACCAACCACCAATACTTTAACATCTCTCTTGTGTAACACAAATAAACTACCTGGTTTAGATACAACAATGGCAACTAGTCTTATTACACTTAAATGTAATTCAAATTTATTAACCAATCTATTATTACCAACTACAAGTACATTATCAACTATTGAAACGACATCCAATAAACTTACAACACTAAACACAACAGACGTTACAGGTTTAATAACTTTAAAAGCACACAACAACCTTTTAACAAATTTAACTTTACCAAATTCTACTTCATTACAAACTCTAGAAGTTTATAATAATCAATTAGCTACTATTAATTTATTACCTCAAGCTGGACTAACCAATCTAAATATTAGTAATAACAGTTTACCTTTATTAGATGTTTCTGGAAATTTAAATTTGCAAACACTACGTAGTTCTAATAATCAGTTAGCTGTTTTAAATACTTTATCGAATACTTCTTTAAATTATTTAGAATGCTCTAATAATTTAATAACAAGTTTAGATACTACAACTATTAATACTTTAGCTAGTTTATCTTGTTCTGGAAATTTACTTACAGAATTAGACTTGTCTAGTTTTTCTAATTTAAGTAAACTTTACTGTAATAATAATTTATTAACGTCTTTAAACCTTAAAAACGGAAATTCTAATACACTTGCTTACAACACTTTTACTGCTAAAAATAATACAAATTTAAATGCTATTTGTGTAGACGATGCTTTGGTTGCTGCAGGCAATTTAGGTAATGGTATAGACCCTCACATGAACTTTACAGAATATTGTTCTTTTGTACCCGTAAATTCTAATACAATAACGGGTACTGTTTCTTTTGATTTTAATAATGATGGTTGCGATGCTGCAGATACAAAATCTGTAAATACAAGAATTAACAGTACAAGTGCCAATGTTAGTGCTTCTGCGTTTAGCGCTACAGATGGTACGTATACAATTTATATAAATGACACAAATGTAAATACCGAATTAATACCAAACTTTCCATCATTTTTTACAGCAACCCCAACTACACAAACCACTAATTTTACGGGTTCTGGAAATACAGAAACTATCGATTTTTGCATAACTGCAAACTCACAAGTAAATGATGTAGAAGTATATGCTTTTACTACATCTGAATCTAGACCAGGTTTTGATACACAGTTAAGAGTGTTCTACAAAAATAATGGATCTACAATTATTCCATCCGGAACGATAACTTTAAACTTTAATGAAAACCAAGAAATTTTTAATAATGCAAGTACAAGTCCTGATGCTCAAACAAGTAATTCTTTAACATGGAATTACACCAATTTAATGCCTTTTCAAGAAAGTTATATTGATGTTCATTTTACCATAAATACACCTACAAACTCCACAAACCCAGTAAATGGAGGTGATACAATTACCTACACCACTTCTATTACACCTTTAACAGGTGATGCAACACCTGCAGATAACACCCATATTTTTTCTGATATTATTGTAAACGCTTACGACCCCAATGACGTGGTTTGTTTTGAAGGTGATAAAATTAGTACCACACAAGTACCAAATGATTTAACGTATAGAGTTCGTTTTCAAAATACGGGTACTGCATCAGCAATAAATATTGTAGTAAAAGACATTATTGATGCTGATTTAGACATGACTACTTTTCAGCCCGTAGCAGCAAGTCATTCATATAGAACCGCTATTAGCAATACTAATAAAGTAGAATTTATTTTCGAAAACATACATTTAGCAGATAGCACTTCTAACGAACCAGCTAGTCACGGTTGGTTATTTTATAAAATAAAACCTAAAAGTAACACAGTAATTGGTGATGATTTTGATACTACCGCAAATATTTATTTCGATTATAATGCACCTGTAATTACAAATACTTACAACACTGCTGTTGCTATAGAAACAACAATACCTGATAACAATTTTGAAATGGCCTTAATAAATGCCGGTTTAGATAAAGGAATTCCGGACAGCAAAGTGTTTACAGACAATGTAAATATGATATCTAATTTAGATGTTTCTAATAAAAATATTTCAGACTTAACGGGTATAGAAGATTTTACATCCTTAACTACTTTAAATGTTAGCGATAATCAACTTACAGATTTAGATGTAAGTGCACAGACTTTATTAACTTCTTTAAACATACAATCTAATGCACTCACCTCTTTAAATGTAAAAAATGGAAACAATACCGTTTTCACACTATTTAATGCCATTAACAATCCAAATTTAACTTGTATTGAAGTTGATAATGCTACTTGGAGTGCAGACAATTGGACAAATATTGATACAACAACAAACTTTGTGAATAATCAAGCTGAATGTACTGCATTAAGTACTGATACTTATAATACACTAGCGTTTTCTCTATTTCCAAATCCAACTAACGGAAAAATCACTATTACAGCTTTAGAAAAAGCAGATTTACTTATTTATTCACTTTTAGGTAATGAAATTAAAAAAAGAGTTTTAAATAGTGGCAAAAATGAAATTACGGATTTAAATTTATCAAAAGGAATTTATCTTTTTAAGCTTGTTACTAAAGAAAAATCAGCTACTAAAAAAGTGATTATAAATTAA
- a CDS encoding uracil-DNA glycosylase, with the protein MQRNLSESWSTILQLEFDKPYFKDLSSFVTSEYKNHQCFPKEEDIFAAFNFCSFNDLKVVIIGQDPYHDEGQANGLCFSVKDDIKHPPSLKNIFKEIGADLDQEIPQSGNLEKWAKQGVLLLNATLTVRAHEAGSHQKKGWEEFTDAVIEQISNEKENVVFLLWGKFAESKTKLINTDKHTVFTAPHPSPLGAWRGWFGSKHFSKTNEVLRNLDKPTIKW; encoded by the coding sequence ATGCAAAGAAATTTATCCGAATCTTGGTCTACTATTTTACAATTAGAATTTGATAAACCTTATTTTAAGGATTTATCTAGTTTTGTAACATCAGAATATAAAAATCACCAATGCTTTCCTAAAGAAGAAGATATTTTTGCTGCATTTAATTTTTGCTCTTTTAATGATTTAAAAGTGGTTATTATTGGCCAAGACCCTTATCATGACGAAGGGCAAGCAAATGGTTTGTGTTTTTCTGTAAAAGATGATATAAAGCATCCTCCTTCTCTAAAAAATATTTTTAAGGAAATTGGAGCAGATTTAGATCAAGAAATTCCACAAAGTGGGAATTTAGAAAAGTGGGCAAAGCAAGGAGTTTTATTATTAAATGCCACTTTAACGGTAAGAGCTCATGAAGCAGGAAGTCATCAGAAAAAAGGGTGGGAAGAATTTACAGACGCCGTTATTGAGCAAATATCTAATGAAAAAGAAAATGTGGTTTTTTTACTTTGGGGAAAATTCGCAGAAAGTAAAACGAAACTAATAAATACAGATAAGCATACCGTTTTTACAGCTCCTCATCCATCTCCCTTAGGTGCTTGGAGAGGTTGGTTTGGAAGTAAACATTTTTCTAAAACCAATGAGGTTTTGAGGAACTTAGATAAACCTACAATAAAATGGTAG
- a CDS encoding substrate-binding domain-containing protein, protein MTNLNVGGVPEHFNYPWYLTLKNKAYKKQDINLRWQDFPGGTGQMCKALRAGDVDIAIVLTEGIIKDIADGNPSKIVQTFVKSPLIWGIHVGAKSSFKNIEDLEHATIAISRFGSGSHLMAIVNAYNQGWNIANLKFKVIGNLQGGIDALTNGEADYFMWEHFTTKPLVDNGTFRRIDDCPTPWPCFVIAVRNEVLENNFEEVKKVLDIINDETKDFKKSKMIDVILAERYEQQLEDIQQWLKITEWNDGKPITKNLITRIQNKMVQFNVIDEKKNSSDFIKNMYI, encoded by the coding sequence ATGACAAACCTTAATGTTGGCGGAGTTCCAGAGCATTTTAATTACCCTTGGTATTTAACACTAAAAAATAAAGCATACAAAAAACAAGATATTAATCTTCGTTGGCAAGATTTTCCTGGAGGAACTGGGCAAATGTGTAAAGCTTTACGTGCTGGTGATGTAGATATTGCTATTGTTTTAACCGAAGGAATTATTAAAGATATTGCAGACGGAAACCCTTCTAAAATTGTACAGACATTTGTAAAATCTCCTTTAATTTGGGGAATTCATGTAGGCGCAAAATCATCTTTTAAAAATATAGAAGATTTAGAACATGCCACCATTGCTATTAGTAGGTTTGGTTCTGGCTCTCATTTAATGGCCATTGTAAATGCTTACAACCAAGGTTGGAATATTGCTAATTTAAAATTTAAAGTAATTGGCAATTTACAAGGCGGAATTGATGCCTTAACAAACGGAGAAGCAGACTATTTTATGTGGGAACATTTTACCACAAAACCTTTGGTAGATAATGGTACTTTTAGAAGAATTGACGACTGCCCTACTCCATGGCCTTGCTTTGTAATTGCTGTTAGAAATGAAGTTTTAGAAAATAATTTTGAAGAAGTTAAAAAAGTTTTAGACATTATTAATGATGAAACAAAAGACTTTAAAAAAAGTAAAATGATTGATGTAATTCTTGCAGAAAGATATGAACAGCAATTAGAAGACATTCAGCAATGGTTAAAAATTACCGAATGGAATGACGGAAAACCTATTACAAAAAACTTAATTACACGCATACAAAATAAAATGGTACAATTTAACGTTATTGATGAGAAGAAAAATTCTAGTGATTTCATAAAAAATATGTACATTTAA